Below is a genomic region from Granulicella sp. L56.
CTCAGGAATTTTGACGAATTTGACGCGATCCTTCTGAGCCGCCTGCATCAGGCTATCCATATTCTCTTGAGTTTCAAGAACTTCTTTTTGATTGAAGGTGTAGTTTTGCGTTTCTACGAGAGTGAGTTTCCCAACCCTCTTAGTGGTGACAGCAACTCCGTAGAACCTTCCACTGGTTTTATGCCCTTCTGTAAAGATTACGCATGCTGAATTCCCCGAAAGTACACCCCATACAATAGGTTCCGGTTCCTGCGATTTGTTGTTCTGCGCGGAAAGAAGCGTGGGGACAGTGAGAACAAGGCCAGTAATCATGAGAGCAGAAATGTTCAATCGAATTCTCCGTCTTGCGAAATAGCTGTGGAGGTGAATGGTAACCCCGGTAATCTTATATCAACAGCGAAGCCGCTTCAGATCGACTCCGTACATAATGTTCGTCATTCCGCCTGATCAGATTGGTAATGAGAAACGCGCATCTAGTCACTTCACTCCAATTTGCCAAGACTCCAGAAACTCATCCGCTACCTAAAATGGTGCAGAGCGGAACCTGCCTGTCAAAAGAGATTCGCCTCAGATCGCACATCAAAGGCTGAATAGCATAGACTGGCACGTCTTCCGGATCGCCCATCCCTATGCCCTCAACGCGCTCGCTCTACGGCTTTGCGATCTTCCTCTCGGCCTTCCTGCTCTTTCTGGTCGAGCCCATGTCGGCAAAGCAACTGCTGCCCGCGCTGGGCGGTTCCTCCGCGGTCTGGCTCACCTGCCTGGTCTTCTTCCAGCTCACCCTTCTGCTCGGATACCTCTACGCACACTGGCTCACGCGCCATCCCTTCAATCGCGGCCAGCGGCTGCTTTACTTTGCGCTGCTTATCGTCGCCATCGCCCTTCTGGCCGCGCAAAAGTTCATCCGCCCCGACCTCAGCCAGGGCTCCGAACATCCTGTCACCACCATCTTCCTCGCGCTCACGCTGACCATCGGCCTTCCCTTCCTCCTGCTCGGCTCCACCAGCCCCCTCCTGCAAATTTGGCTCTTCCGCAAGCAGGGAGGCCAAGTCCCCTACCGACTCTTCGCCCTCTCAAACGTTGGCTCGCTGCTCGCGTTGATCGCCTACCCCACGCTGGTCGAACCCCACCTGACACTCAAGCTGCAACGCTTCCTCTGGGCCATCGGATTCATGGTCTACGCGGTCCTATGCGCCATCCTCTCCAGACAGGTGCCGTCAACAACCCACGCCACGCCACAAGAATCTCCCGACACCGCCGCTCCTCCAGCATCCTCCGCAACAAAATGGCTCTGGTTCCTGCTGCCCATGGCCGCCGCCATGCAGTTGAGCGCCGTCACCAGCCACATCACCAGCAACATCGCCGCGATTCCCCTGCTCTGGATCCTTCCGCTCGCCGTCTACCTCATCACCTTCATCCTCGCCTTCGAGTTCCCCGGCTTCTACCGGCGCAGCATCGTCGTCCGGCTACTGGTTGTTATGCTGGCCAGCCTCGGCTACGCCATCTCCAAGATGGACACCAGCATCCCCATCGGCCTCGCCATCCTCTTCTTCCTCTTCGAGTGCTTCATCGCCTGCCTCTTCTGCCATGCCGAGACCTATGCCCTTCGCCCCCGCCGCCCATCGGAAACCACCCTCTTCTATCTCCTCGTAGCCGCCGGCGGAGTCACCGGAACCTTCTTCATCGGCATCGCCAGCCCGCTGATCTTCGCGGCCAACTACGACCTCTCCATCACCTTCCTCGTCACCGCCGTGCTCGCACTCGTCGTCACCTGGCCCGACGGCTGGGGCCAGCGCCTGCTCTGGGCCACTGCCAGCGTCTTAGTCCTCTTTCTCAACTTCGCCCTGCACGCCGCCTACAAGCAGCAGGCCCTGCTCGAGACCCGCAACTTCTACGGCAGCCTCCGGGTCAAGGAGTCGGTCACGCACGAAGGCCAGCCGCTGCGCTCGCTGCTCAACGGCACCATCCAGCATGGCAATCAGATCTTCAGCCCCGGCCTCACCCGAACCCCCACCACCTACTACGCGAAAGACTCGGGCATCGGCCTCGCCCTCGCCAACTGCTGCGCCAACCGCCCCCGCAACATCGGCGTCGTCGGCCTCGGAGCCGGAACCATCGCGGCTTATGGCAATGTGGGTGACCGCATCCGCTTCTACGAGATCAATCCCCACGTCGAGCCCATCGCCCGCAACCTCTTCACCTACCTTCGCGACTCTCCCGCAGCCATTACCGTCATCGAAGGCGACGCCCGCACCTCACTCGCACAAGAGACCCCCCAAAACTTCGACGTGCTTGTGCTCGACGCCTTCTCGGGCGACGCCATCCCCCTGCATCTGCTCACCACCGAAGCCCTCCAGCTCTACCAAAAGCACCTCGCGCCCAATGGCATCCTCGCCTTCCACGTCTCCAACCAATACCTCAACCTCGCGCCCGAGGTAGCGCAACTGGCCGCCTCCATCCACATGCAGTCCATGATCTTCGACACCGGCTCCGTAGATACGCGCGGCGAATTCCGCTCCACCTGGGTGCTGGTCACCGCCAGCCCAACCTTCTTCACCCAGCCCGACGTCGCCCTCATCGCCGCACCGATCAGCGCCGTTCCCGGCCTCGGCGCATGGACCGATGACTACTCCAGCCTGTTGCCCATCTTCCAGCCCACCGGCCACTAGCCCCAATCCCACAGGAAGCCTGTTATCGCACTAGCTGTTGTTCGTTTTACGCCGTCATTCTGAGCGAAGCGAAGAACCCCCGTAGTTAGCTTTTGCCATTGCCCGTTTCTAATCGGTGCGATCGGTGCAGATCGGTGTTAAGCCTTCCTTTCCCGCCGTACCCCTATACTGCAAAAGTCATGCCTGAGCTTCCCGAAGTAGAGACCGTAGCCAATGGAGTTCACGACCGCACCCACGGCCAGACCATCCGCTCCGTCTGGACCAGCAACAAGCCGCAGACCTTCAAGACGCCGCCCGACCAGATCACCGAAGCCCTCACCAACAGCCGCATCGATCGCGTCCATCGTGTCGGCAAGACCATCGTCATGGACTTGACCCGCAACCGCAAGGCCGCGCAGTTCCTCATTCACCTCGGCATGACCGGACGGCTGCTCGTCTCCGACCCAAAAGTCCCCATTCCTGCGCACACCCACGCGATCCTCACCCTCAGCAGCGGACGCGAACTGCGCTTCGTCGATCCGCGCCGCTTCGGGCGTCTGTCGATCGCCGACGCAACTTACGAAGGGCCGGGCAGCGAACCGCTGACCATCGCGCTCGAAGACTTCATCGCCCTCTTCCGCAACCGCAAAACCCCTATCAAAGCTGCGCTGCTCAATCAATCACTGCTGCATGGAGTCGGCAATATTTACGCCGATGAGAGCCTCTTTCGCGCCGGAATCCGCCCACGCCGACAGGCCGGACGTCTCACTCATGCGGAGTTGGAACGTCTTCGTACCGCTTTAATCGATGTGCTGAAACATGCCATTAAGCTGGGCGGGTCGTCTGTCTCTGACTATGTTGACGCCGAGGGGATCGCAGGATTTTTTCAGTTTCATCACAACGTCTATAGCCGCACGGGCGAGCCCTGCCGCGTCTGCAAGACTCCGATCCAACGCATCGTTATCGGAGGGCGAAGCACCCACTTCTGCCCGGCCTGTCAGAAGTAACCGGCCAGAGCAATTATTACCGGTTACATTTTGGCCTCCGCGCGCTAGAAGTAACCGTTCAAGGGCAAAGTTACCGGTTACAGCTACCGCTCGAGAGCCTGCTCCGCTGAGATTGCTGCGCCGATCACTCGCGTCCCCGGTTTGTCTTCCACAATCTCGAACGAATAGCCTTGCAGAGGACTCATCTTCACCATCTGCTGGGTGTAGTCCCGCAGCATGGCCATGTCGAGAAAGCGCACGTTGAACCCGGTCAAAAAGACGCGCCCCGGTCCTGACATGTGGATTGAGGTGGCCGTCGCGGCGGCCAGCGCCTTGTGCCACATTCGCTTGAACTCCAGGCAGCGCGCGTCCCCGGCCTTCGCCGCCTCGAAGACCTCTTCCGGCTCCATGTCGAGAAAACGCAAGCGCATCGCGCGGTGGCCCATGATGCCTTCCAGGTGGCCTCGTCCGCCGCAGCCGCAGAAGTGCTCTTTCTCGTCGAGGGTCACGACCGTATGGCCGCCCTCCCAGACTCCCGGCATAAAGGGATAGCGTCCGTATCCGATGCCCACGCCCAGCGACCAGACGCGAATCGTGCTGTCGAGCTTGCCGTATGCCGAAGCTAATCCGGCAGCCATGGCATCGGCGTCGTTGACGGCCGTTACCGAGACATCGAGGTTGTGGCTGCGCAACTGGGTCCGCAGCAGCTCTTCGATGCGCGCGCCCTTCAACTGGGGAAGGTTCGGAGACTCTTCGACGACCCCGTTCTTGATCAGTCCCGGCAGAGCGACGCCCACGGCAGAGATGCCTTCGGTGCCGTCGACGGCAAGGACTACCTGCTCGCAGATGGTTTTGACCAGGCCCTCGGTTGGCATCTCCACCAGCGCATAGCTGTCGTCCTCATGTTCAGGAAACCGGTGCAGCTCGCCCACCAGCTTGTGATCGACGACCAGCCCGGTCGACAACTGCTTCGATACCTTTACGCCAACAAACTTTGCCATGCTTCGTCCGCCTTGCTTGTTCCGCCTTGCCGCAGGCGCCGCGCCGCGTCTACTCAAACTTGCTAACGCGATTCAACCCGTTGAAAGCTGCAACTTTATAACATTCAGCCAGAGTTGGATAGTTGAACACCGTATCCACGAAATACTCCAGTTTTCCGCCCAGCGCCATCACCGCCTGGCCGATGTGCAGCAGCTCGCTGGCACCTTCGCCGATGATGTGTACTCCAAGAATCGAATGCGTCATCCGGTGAAAGATGATCTTCAGCCGCCCCGTCGTATCGCCGCGAATCTGTCCACGCGCAATCTCGCGATAGTAGGCCACGCCAACTTCG
It encodes:
- a CDS encoding fused MFS/spermidine synthase; amino-acid sequence: MPSTRSLYGFAIFLSAFLLFLVEPMSAKQLLPALGGSSAVWLTCLVFFQLTLLLGYLYAHWLTRHPFNRGQRLLYFALLIVAIALLAAQKFIRPDLSQGSEHPVTTIFLALTLTIGLPFLLLGSTSPLLQIWLFRKQGGQVPYRLFALSNVGSLLALIAYPTLVEPHLTLKLQRFLWAIGFMVYAVLCAILSRQVPSTTHATPQESPDTAAPPASSATKWLWFLLPMAAAMQLSAVTSHITSNIAAIPLLWILPLAVYLITFILAFEFPGFYRRSIVVRLLVVMLASLGYAISKMDTSIPIGLAILFFLFECFIACLFCHAETYALRPRRPSETTLFYLLVAAGGVTGTFFIGIASPLIFAANYDLSITFLVTAVLALVVTWPDGWGQRLLWATASVLVLFLNFALHAAYKQQALLETRNFYGSLRVKESVTHEGQPLRSLLNGTIQHGNQIFSPGLTRTPTTYYAKDSGIGLALANCCANRPRNIGVVGLGAGTIAAYGNVGDRIRFYEINPHVEPIARNLFTYLRDSPAAITVIEGDARTSLAQETPQNFDVLVLDAFSGDAIPLHLLTTEALQLYQKHLAPNGILAFHVSNQYLNLAPEVAQLAASIHMQSMIFDTGSVDTRGEFRSTWVLVTASPTFFTQPDVALIAAPISAVPGLGAWTDDYSSLLPIFQPTGH
- the mutM gene encoding bifunctional DNA-formamidopyrimidine glycosylase/DNA-(apurinic or apyrimidinic site) lyase; the protein is MPELPEVETVANGVHDRTHGQTIRSVWTSNKPQTFKTPPDQITEALTNSRIDRVHRVGKTIVMDLTRNRKAAQFLIHLGMTGRLLVSDPKVPIPAHTHAILTLSSGRELRFVDPRRFGRLSIADATYEGPGSEPLTIALEDFIALFRNRKTPIKAALLNQSLLHGVGNIYADESLFRAGIRPRRQAGRLTHAELERLRTALIDVLKHAIKLGGSSVSDYVDAEGIAGFFQFHHNVYSRTGEPCRVCKTPIQRIVIGGRSTHFCPACQK
- a CDS encoding ROK family protein, with amino-acid sequence MAKFVGVKVSKQLSTGLVVDHKLVGELHRFPEHEDDSYALVEMPTEGLVKTICEQVVLAVDGTEGISAVGVALPGLIKNGVVEESPNLPQLKGARIEELLRTQLRSHNLDVSVTAVNDADAMAAGLASAYGKLDSTIRVWSLGVGIGYGRYPFMPGVWEGGHTVVTLDEKEHFCGCGGRGHLEGIMGHRAMRLRFLDMEPEEVFEAAKAGDARCLEFKRMWHKALAAATATSIHMSGPGRVFLTGFNVRFLDMAMLRDYTQQMVKMSPLQGYSFEIVEDKPGTRVIGAAISAEQALER